In the Candidatus Cloacimonas acidaminovorans str. Evry genome, one interval contains:
- a CDS encoding nitroreductase family protein — MDAQELIFGRHSVRDFLPDPIPIDIINQILEAGRCAPSTQNRQPWRYLVFTENAKIRKLALNCGLIGLSNFFIHNAPCLIIACADLKDNIKINGQDYYLVDTAISFHQMLLYARNYGIESCWLAAFSEKKLKSYLKLPAQWKIVAMAPLGYPAEKKGLYSKAVSGFAKSKDRKPLETIVRFM; from the coding sequence ATGGATGCCCAAGAATTGATTTTCGGAAGACATAGTGTACGGGATTTTTTACCCGACCCTATTCCTATAGATATTATAAACCAAATTCTGGAAGCGGGAAGATGCGCTCCTTCAACTCAAAATCGTCAGCCCTGGCGTTATCTGGTTTTTACGGAAAATGCCAAAATTCGGAAGTTGGCATTAAACTGCGGATTGATAGGGCTTTCCAATTTTTTCATTCATAATGCGCCCTGTTTAATTATTGCCTGTGCCGATTTGAAGGATAATATAAAAATTAACGGACAAGATTATTATTTGGTAGATACGGCTATTTCCTTTCATCAAATGCTATTGTATGCCCGCAACTATGGCATTGAAAGTTGTTGGCTGGCTGCTTTTTCCGAAAAGAAACTGAAGAGTTATTTAAAACTTCCCGCTCAGTGGAAAATTGTAGCTATGGCACCTTTGGGATATCCTGCAGAGAAAAAAGGATTATATTCCAAAGCGGTTAGCGGTTTTGCCAAAAGTAAAGATAGAAAGCCACTGGAAACAATTGTCCGTTTTATGTAA
- a CDS encoding nucleotidyltransferase family protein: MKVTAIILASGKGNRFGLPKAEVKIQGQSFLEKIKETLSQADVDDIFTARYENTADMLSTLRLAVKELKNKQKNSGFLIFPVDFPFVQAKTVQELIKCHKQNPDAIIRPVYQNKSGHPVLLPFLLNLEQDDKKQGLKYIIQNCGLPIFDVSVEDDGILKNINTKEDLELWMPKN, encoded by the coding sequence ATGAAGGTGACAGCTATCATTCTTGCTTCGGGTAAAGGGAACCGATTTGGTTTGCCTAAAGCCGAAGTGAAAATTCAAGGTCAAAGCTTTCTGGAAAAGATTAAGGAGACCTTATCCCAGGCAGATGTGGATGATATTTTTACTGCAAGATATGAAAATACTGCCGATATGCTTTCTACTTTACGCTTGGCTGTTAAGGAATTGAAAAATAAACAGAAAAATAGCGGTTTCCTTATTTTTCCGGTAGATTTTCCTTTTGTGCAGGCAAAAACGGTTCAGGAACTTATTAAATGCCATAAACAAAATCCGGATGCTATTATTCGCCCCGTTTATCAAAATAAAAGCGGACACCCTGTTTTGCTACCTTTTTTGTTAAACTTGGAACAGGACGATAAAAAACAGGGTTTGAAATATATTATTCAGAACTGCGGTTTACCGATATTTGATGTATCGGTTGAGGATGATGGTATCTTAAAAAACATAAATACAAAAGAGGATTTGGAGTTATGGATGCCCAAGAATTGA